A DNA window from Thioalkalivibrio sp. XN279 contains the following coding sequences:
- the purU gene encoding formyltetrahydrofolate deformylase — MPTEAPSTARLLIACPDARGIVAAVARFISDHGGNLLDADQHTDREHGEFFMRVEFDLTECDLGPGNFAAAWSPLAAAHRMSWRVRFDGQPMRVAILVGTLPHCLQDLLWRYQAGELPIEIPAIISNHDALRPIAAHAGITFHHLPIVNRDKAAQEAAIRELLEREGVELVVLARYMQVLSPAMLHGWENRIINIHHSFLPAFAGGDPYRQAYERGVKLIGATSHYVTEVLDDGPIIAQDVVQVSHRCSVDDLKRMGRDLERTVLARAVRMHVHDRILVSQNKTVVFD; from the coding sequence ATGCCCACTGAAGCCCCATCCACCGCCCGCCTCTTGATCGCCTGCCCCGACGCCCGCGGCATCGTTGCGGCGGTGGCGCGCTTCATCTCCGACCACGGCGGCAACCTGCTCGACGCCGACCAGCACACTGACCGGGAGCACGGCGAGTTCTTCATGCGGGTGGAGTTCGACCTCACCGAGTGCGACCTCGGGCCGGGTAACTTCGCCGCCGCATGGTCCCCGCTGGCGGCGGCGCATCGTATGTCCTGGCGCGTCCGCTTCGACGGCCAGCCGATGCGCGTAGCCATCCTCGTGGGCACGCTGCCGCATTGTCTGCAGGATCTGCTGTGGCGCTATCAGGCGGGCGAGCTGCCGATCGAGATCCCGGCCATCATCAGCAACCACGACGCGCTGCGGCCGATCGCTGCGCATGCGGGTATTACGTTCCACCATCTGCCGATCGTTAATCGCGACAAGGCAGCGCAGGAGGCGGCGATCCGCGAGCTGCTGGAACGCGAGGGGGTCGAGCTGGTGGTGCTGGCGCGCTACATGCAGGTGCTCTCGCCGGCCATGCTGCACGGCTGGGAGAACCGCATCATCAACATCCACCACAGCTTCCTGCCGGCATTCGCCGGCGGCGACCCCTACCGCCAGGCCTACGAGCGCGGCGTGAAGCTGATCGGCGCCACCAGCCACTACGTCACCGAGGTGCTCGACGACGGGCCGATCATCGCTCAGGACGTCGTGCAGGTGAGCCATCGCTGCTCAGTGGACGACCTCAAGCGCATGGGCCGCGACCTCGAGCGCACCGTGCTGGCGCGCGCCGTGCGCATGCACGTTCACGACCGGATCCTGGTGAGCCAGAACAAGACCGTCGTGTTCGACTGA
- a CDS encoding glycosyltransferase family 32 protein, with protein MGGSIPRILHQHFLIGEAAIPAPVRAVRDALRAANPHWIYSFWDSPRAEAFIGETYGSEILSRYRRIRPEYYAARSDLLRYLALYAQGGVYLDIKSTCDRPLDSAIRPEDRFLLLHFPHMMAGSRTPSANAFLRSFLPEVAHLPNGEFAQWVIVTVPGHPYLRAVIDRVLQNIDSYSPFRLGMAGGGTLRLTGPIAYSLEIDAIRDCHPHSGPMSANERGFVYSGLDQGVDHRKVFGRGVHYGDLRGPIIETSRGIDLLARAIPALTKIPLVASIGRRLRARSIRRKAG; from the coding sequence ATGGGTGGGTCGATCCCGCGCATACTGCATCAGCATTTCCTGATAGGAGAGGCAGCCATCCCTGCACCGGTACGCGCCGTGCGCGATGCTTTGCGCGCGGCCAATCCGCATTGGATCTATAGCTTCTGGGATTCGCCTCGGGCAGAAGCGTTCATCGGAGAGACCTACGGCTCGGAGATCCTCTCGCGTTATCGTCGCATCCGTCCGGAATATTATGCGGCACGATCCGATCTGCTTCGCTATCTGGCCCTCTACGCACAGGGCGGTGTCTATCTCGACATTAAGTCGACCTGCGACCGCCCCCTCGACTCGGCGATTCGCCCCGAAGACAGATTTTTATTGTTACATTTTCCACACATGATGGCGGGTTCGAGAACCCCTAGTGCCAACGCCTTCCTGAGATCGTTTCTGCCCGAGGTCGCTCACTTGCCGAACGGGGAATTCGCGCAATGGGTAATCGTCACAGTGCCCGGACACCCGTATCTTCGCGCAGTGATCGACCGCGTGCTCCAGAACATCGATAGCTACTCGCCTTTCCGTCTTGGTATGGCTGGTGGGGGGACGTTACGCTTGACGGGGCCGATCGCGTATTCACTGGAAATCGACGCCATCCGTGATTGTCATCCGCATAGCGGCCCAATGAGCGCTAATGAACGGGGCTTCGTTTATTCCGGCCTCGATCAAGGCGTCGATCACCGAAAGGTATTCGGGCGGGGTGTGCACTACGGCGACCTCAGGGGTCCGATCATCGAAACATCGCGCGGCATCGATTTGCTGGCCAGGGCCATCCCCGCACTTACCAAGATTCCGCTCGTGGCATCCATTGGCCGACGTCTACGCGCCCGAAGCATTCGTCGAAAGGCTGGATGA
- a CDS encoding fibronectin type III domain-containing protein produces MYQSTARILLFPALLLALLSLLACDADILPPETDLATHNPTGTGNATLSWQPPTERVDGSPLTKLSGYRILYGQQSRRYSYSIEITNPGLTRYFIDGLSEGWWYFAIVAIDSQGLASAESAEASTRI; encoded by the coding sequence ATGTACCAATCTACAGCCCGGATCTTGCTCTTCCCTGCCCTGCTGCTGGCGCTACTGTCCCTCCTCGCCTGCGACGCCGATATCCTCCCCCCTGAAACCGACCTCGCGACCCACAACCCGACCGGGACGGGCAACGCCACGCTGAGCTGGCAGCCGCCGACCGAGCGCGTGGATGGCTCGCCGCTGACGAAGCTGTCCGGCTACCGGATCCTCTACGGCCAGCAGTCGCGCCGCTACAGCTACAGCATCGAGATCACGAACCCGGGCCTGACGCGCTACTTCATCGACGGCCTGAGTGAGGGGTGGTGGTATTTCGCCATCGTGGCGATTGACAGCCAGGGGCTGGCGAGCGCGGAGTCGGCGGAGGCGAGCACGAGGATCTGA
- a CDS encoding WecB/TagA/CpsF family glycosyltransferase, whose amino-acid sequence MIPEQHTPRNSIEIAGLEIQHLGEKDVIQNIFAALHSREGGWIVTANADIARQCHQHPDLQRMIADADLIVADGMPLIWASRILRQPLPGRVCGSNLVWSIAERAAQERFSLFLLGGGQPETASNAASILRERYPGLNIVGTHYPPFGFESSSDEMARLRAALDAAAPDVVYVALGFPKAERLIHHLRSEYPKTWWIGVGISLSFIAGEVARAPGWMQGIGLEWLHRLLQEPGRLAKRYLWHDIPFVVRLLGGAIRQRLLGPRAE is encoded by the coding sequence ATGATCCCTGAACAACACACCCCACGGAACAGCATCGAAATCGCCGGCCTAGAAATCCAGCACCTTGGTGAAAAAGATGTTATTCAGAATATATTCGCGGCCCTTCACTCTCGTGAGGGCGGCTGGATCGTGACCGCCAACGCCGACATCGCCCGCCAATGCCACCAGCATCCCGACCTTCAACGCATGATCGCGGATGCCGACCTCATCGTCGCAGACGGCATGCCGCTAATCTGGGCGAGCCGAATTTTGAGGCAGCCCCTGCCCGGCCGGGTCTGCGGCTCGAACCTGGTATGGAGCATTGCCGAGCGGGCGGCGCAGGAGAGGTTCTCCCTTTTTCTGCTTGGCGGCGGACAACCAGAAACTGCCTCCAATGCGGCCAGTATCCTGCGGGAGCGATATCCCGGCCTGAACATCGTCGGCACGCACTATCCGCCGTTCGGCTTCGAGTCCAGTTCGGATGAGATGGCGAGATTGCGGGCAGCGCTGGATGCCGCGGCACCGGACGTGGTTTACGTGGCGCTCGGATTCCCAAAGGCCGAGCGGCTGATCCACCACCTCCGTTCCGAATACCCCAAGACGTGGTGGATCGGAGTCGGGATCAGCCTGAGTTTCATAGCCGGCGAAGTCGCACGAGCTCCGGGCTGGATGCAAGGGATCGGGCTGGAATGGCTACATCGGCTGCTGCAGGAACCCGGTCGGCTGGCAAAGAGATATCTTTGGCACGACATCCCGTTCGTAGTCCGGCTGCTGGGCGGAGCCATACGCCAACGCTTGTTGGGACCCCGAGCCGAGTAG
- a CDS encoding PEP-CTERM sorting domain-containing protein has translation MFELLLYGLGMGLALLQARRFESSQVNHPEDDNMKVFRSIIASGLLATVALAAAPASAALYTGTIPQPGETNDFLEQYGIGEVQGWYGGNLYLSSGGPITITVEIFGAEAGFTNSFTFGDDVSFTHTGSETATFADADGILGSSDALESDTTLAGPGLLDFCFSVNSGAISFCNGANNDDLNANPNFFITFDDNYVLDTDTTDGARRSGTSVFLFLDDGGAQNDDNHDDLVVRLSITDGTFVVPEPGTLALLGLGLVGFGMARRRRVA, from the coding sequence TTGTTCGAATTGCTGTTGTATGGACTTGGCATGGGGCTTGCATTACTTCAGGCACGGCGCTTTGAATCGTCGCAAGTTAACCATCCAGAGGACGACAACATGAAAGTTTTTAGATCAATTATCGCCAGCGGTCTCCTGGCCACGGTAGCGCTTGCGGCCGCTCCCGCCAGCGCCGCCCTTTACACCGGGACGATCCCCCAGCCTGGCGAAACCAACGATTTTCTCGAGCAGTACGGGATTGGAGAGGTGCAAGGGTGGTACGGCGGCAACCTTTACCTCAGCAGCGGCGGACCGATAACCATTACGGTTGAGATCTTTGGTGCCGAGGCGGGGTTCACCAACAGCTTCACCTTCGGTGATGATGTGAGCTTCACGCACACGGGTAGTGAAACGGCGACATTTGCTGATGCCGATGGCATCCTTGGTTCGAGCGATGCGCTTGAGTCGGATACAACGCTGGCCGGTCCGGGGCTTTTGGACTTCTGTTTCAGCGTGAATTCGGGCGCTATTTCGTTCTGCAACGGCGCGAACAATGATGATTTGAACGCGAATCCGAACTTCTTTATCACGTTTGACGACAATTACGTCTTAGACACCGATACGACTGATGGTGCCCGCCGTTCTGGAACCTCCGTTTTCCTGTTCCTCGATGACGGTGGCGCCCAGAATGACGATAACCACGATGATCTCGTCGTGCGTTTGAGCATAACCGACGGAACGTTTGTGGTGCCGGAGCCGGGCACTCTGGCCCTGTTGGGTCTTGGCCTGGTCGGCTTTGGCATGGCGCGTCGGCGCCGGGTTGCCTAA
- a CDS encoding glycosyltransferase family 32 protein, translated as MNIIGLLKQFLPRLNVAPTRYRIDPKEFGSGIPRLIHQTVRSKNDLSPQIEQNVKIIRERNRGWRYSLHDDSDISVLLEKHFGPDILGRFLQINPEYGAARADFFRYCLLYAEGGIYLDIKNSTKRSLDEVLGPADRFLIAQWDGMASGAGWGRASALSDVDDGEYIQWFIACAPGHPFLRAVIENVLGNIDMYRPALHGVGRAGVLNVTVPIAYSLAIHPLRAQYPHRLVRYQDLGIGYSIFECGAGHRRHLTGRHYTELRSPVVRLGTRARIEYRLFYGLKVLRRRLSGRRS; from the coding sequence ATGAACATTATCGGCTTGCTCAAGCAGTTTCTCCCGAGATTGAATGTTGCTCCAACACGTTATCGGATTGACCCAAAGGAGTTTGGCTCGGGGATTCCTCGTCTGATTCATCAGACCGTCAGGTCAAAAAATGATCTGTCGCCGCAGATAGAACAGAACGTAAAAATAATCCGGGAACGCAACCGTGGCTGGCGATATTCGCTGCACGATGACTCCGATATTTCCGTTTTGCTTGAGAAGCACTTTGGCCCAGATATCCTGGGGCGGTTTCTGCAGATCAACCCGGAGTATGGCGCCGCGAGGGCCGATTTTTTCAGGTACTGCCTGCTGTATGCCGAAGGCGGAATCTACCTGGACATCAAGAACTCCACCAAGCGGTCGCTGGATGAAGTTCTGGGGCCCGCCGACAGGTTCCTAATCGCGCAATGGGATGGCATGGCGAGCGGGGCAGGCTGGGGGCGGGCCAGCGCGTTGTCTGATGTTGACGACGGGGAATATATTCAATGGTTTATCGCATGTGCGCCGGGCCATCCCTTCCTTAGGGCCGTGATTGAAAACGTTCTTGGCAACATCGACATGTATCGGCCGGCGTTGCATGGCGTCGGCCGGGCCGGAGTACTGAACGTCACGGTGCCCATCGCCTACTCGCTCGCGATCCACCCTCTACGGGCCCAGTATCCACATCGACTCGTCAGATATCAGGACCTCGGGATTGGCTATTCGATCTTCGAGTGCGGCGCCGGACATCGCAGACACCTGACCGGCCGGCATTACACTGAATTGCGTTCCCCGGTGGTACGTTTAGGGACACGCGCTAGGATCGAGTACCGCCTTTTTTACGGTCTAAAAGTGCTTCGCCGCAGGCTAAGTGGTCGCCGCAGTTGA
- a CDS encoding plasmid stabilization protein, which yields MAMITVRNLPDAVHRALRAQAARHGRSTEAEVRAILEDAVKPGVRVKLGALLAEIGREADLSEREFATLEEARGRAPATPLSIN from the coding sequence ATGGCCATGATCACCGTCCGCAACCTGCCCGACGCCGTGCACCGCGCCCTGCGTGCACAGGCGGCACGTCATGGCCGCAGCACGGAGGCCGAAGTCCGGGCCATCCTCGAAGACGCCGTAAAGCCGGGGGTACGGGTCAAGCTGGGCGCCCTGCTCGCCGAGATCGGCCGGGAAGCGGACTTGAGCGAGCGCGAATTCGCCACGCTGGAGGAAGCCCGGGGCCGGGCGCCTGCCACGCCGCTGTCGATCAACTGA
- a CDS encoding putative Ig domain-containing protein → MAIRTEHVKSALGALAVSLLMTVVGCGGEDGGGTGSLISSVANPPPSGVNPDEIYETRVTGSVGDGPIVGARMRARSSSGQLLLETESSSTADYDIVIKARGKDYALTIEADQGIDLVTGMAPDFRLVTAISRPNNRTVSNLNPFTTLIFGAAQRAGGLNDTNVATAREAVVKRYGFGLDAAIVPDPAETPIDENNVHVIVKTSETLGEMIRRTRDAMVVTGANIDGDTVVDRLAADLVDGWIDGQGASGVDARTAAVANVASAAVLLQAMTNRLHVYGYDATTAMDSAIQQVRPDTPAANNSANVAIPASALEQAMRSLRAAKVLSDDPRIDETIVVLQAVAPGALPADLAAALPAEIDTVLEVATLDAAYADETQLSAINAAGRSEAPTNNTEPEPDPNESTDPTDPGDPTDPGDPAPEPDPEPAPEPDPNPTPAPANNPPTISGTPGTSVEVGTAWSFQPTASDPDGDALTFSVSNKPAWLSFDSNTGRLSGTPSSSNVGTHLHIIISVTDGQQSVSLPAFDLVVSEAPPPATGFAKLSWTAPTEREDGTPLEGVGHFTIYYGTSSSNLSQSVRVDGSLTSHQIDDLPAGTWYFAVTATDTAGLESAKSAVASKTIG, encoded by the coding sequence ATGGCTATTCGGACCGAACATGTAAAATCAGCGCTCGGCGCGCTGGCCGTCTCTCTCCTGATGACCGTCGTTGGTTGCGGCGGTGAGGACGGCGGCGGGACTGGCAGCCTCATTTCCTCCGTTGCCAACCCGCCGCCGTCGGGCGTGAACCCCGACGAGATTTACGAGACCCGCGTCACCGGCAGCGTCGGCGATGGGCCGATCGTGGGCGCACGCATGCGGGCCCGCTCCAGCTCCGGGCAGTTGCTGCTGGAGACCGAAAGCAGCTCCACCGCCGATTACGACATCGTCATCAAGGCGCGCGGCAAAGACTACGCGCTGACAATAGAAGCGGACCAGGGCATCGACCTGGTGACCGGCATGGCGCCGGACTTCCGGCTCGTGACCGCGATCTCGCGCCCGAACAACCGCACCGTCAGCAACCTGAACCCCTTCACCACGCTGATCTTCGGCGCCGCCCAACGCGCCGGCGGTCTCAACGACACCAACGTAGCGACGGCCCGAGAGGCCGTGGTCAAGCGCTACGGCTTCGGCCTCGACGCTGCGATCGTCCCGGATCCCGCGGAAACCCCGATTGACGAGAACAACGTCCACGTCATCGTCAAGACCAGCGAAACGCTTGGCGAAATGATACGCCGCACTCGCGACGCCATGGTCGTCACCGGCGCCAACATCGACGGCGACACCGTGGTGGACCGCCTCGCCGCCGACCTGGTCGACGGCTGGATCGACGGCCAGGGCGCCTCGGGCGTCGACGCCCGCACGGCCGCGGTGGCGAACGTGGCGAGCGCCGCCGTGCTGCTGCAGGCCATGACCAATCGGCTGCACGTGTACGGTTACGATGCGACGACGGCGATGGACAGTGCCATCCAGCAGGTGCGTCCCGATACCCCCGCCGCAAACAACAGCGCGAACGTTGCCATCCCCGCCTCCGCCCTCGAGCAGGCGATGCGCTCGCTGCGGGCCGCGAAGGTGCTGAGCGACGACCCGCGTATCGACGAGACCATCGTCGTGCTGCAGGCCGTGGCGCCTGGCGCGCTGCCCGCCGACCTGGCCGCCGCCCTGCCCGCCGAGATCGACACTGTGCTGGAAGTGGCGACGCTCGACGCGGCCTATGCCGACGAGACCCAGCTGAGCGCCATCAATGCCGCCGGCCGCAGCGAAGCCCCAACGAACAATACCGAGCCCGAGCCGGACCCGAACGAGTCCACCGATCCGACCGATCCGGGCGACCCCACGGATCCTGGCGACCCGGCCCCAGAGCCCGACCCGGAACCGGCTCCTGAGCCTGATCCGAATCCGACGCCGGCACCGGCGAACAACCCGCCGACCATCTCCGGCACGCCGGGCACCAGCGTCGAAGTCGGCACGGCATGGAGCTTCCAGCCCACCGCCTCCGACCCGGATGGCGACGCCCTGACTTTCTCGGTGAGCAACAAGCCGGCCTGGCTGAGCTTCGACAGCAACACCGGCCGCCTGTCCGGCACGCCGAGCTCGAGCAACGTCGGCACGCACCTGCACATCATCATCAGCGTCACCGACGGGCAGCAGAGCGTGAGCCTGCCGGCCTTCGACCTGGTGGTGAGCGAGGCCCCGCCGCCGGCGACCGGCTTCGCCAAGCTCAGCTGGACCGCGCCGACCGAGCGCGAAGACGGCACGCCGCTCGAGGGCGTCGGCCACTTCACCATCTATTACGGCACCAGCAGCAGCAACCTCAGCCAGTCGGTGCGCGTCGACGGTTCGCTGACGAGCCACCAGATCGACGACCTGCCGGCCGGCACCTGGTACTTCGCCGTGACGGCGACCGACACCGCCGGCCTGGAAAGCGCCAAGTCGGCCGTGGCGAGCAAGACGATCGGATAA
- a CDS encoding radical SAM protein: MNGHKRRRRVLVADLNNSARYPTHSVGYFVAVLRGAGWDVDVFSPFLTGVSGVVREQPASPWSLLAARLGYRCAVSPRPWAKRIRAGVASLLAPQLARATRRVARLFEERLDQEPRVDAVLVSTYLMYLPLCQAMAAACRGRGIPLLLGSAGFTQPNVALEWLAINGVTALAAGELETEVPAILEAMLLGDDLAKFQGLWLRGEGGPRDGIAPPRRDLDGVPFPDFSDFPWDRYPNRIIPVITGRGCGWGVCTFCSDIVTAAGRTYRSRSPESVLEGLRVQSERYGTKLFAFTDLKLNSNLELWHALIERFQAVVPGARWIGAVHIDAQGANGLSGEALRAARAGMVRLTTGLESGSQRLLDAMKKGTDLEVTSARLRDARDAGISVRTTMIIGYPGETPKDLETTRDFLRVHRDCIDRINLNRFQIMTGTVFHRQWMKRPQAFPGVADVRPNHRMAQMEHRLLAAASRKYLRAVDSVLSEVHAINRRPILEVARDFEGVM, translated from the coding sequence ATGAATGGACATAAGCGCCGCCGGCGGGTGCTGGTCGCCGATCTGAATAACTCTGCCCGCTACCCGACCCATTCAGTTGGGTACTTTGTGGCTGTGCTGCGCGGCGCCGGGTGGGACGTCGATGTCTTCTCGCCCTTCTTGACCGGTGTGTCCGGGGTGGTGCGTGAGCAGCCGGCCAGCCCATGGAGCCTATTGGCGGCGCGGCTGGGGTATCGCTGCGCCGTGTCACCGCGTCCTTGGGCCAAGCGTATCCGTGCCGGAGTGGCGTCCTTGCTTGCTCCCCAGTTGGCCCGGGCAACGCGTCGCGTCGCCCGGCTTTTCGAGGAACGGCTCGACCAGGAACCTCGTGTGGACGCGGTCTTGGTCTCCACCTACCTGATGTATCTTCCCTTGTGCCAGGCGATGGCAGCCGCATGTAGGGGACGCGGCATACCTTTGCTGCTCGGCAGCGCCGGGTTCACCCAGCCGAACGTGGCGCTAGAGTGGCTGGCGATCAATGGTGTGACGGCCCTTGCTGCAGGAGAGCTCGAGACGGAAGTGCCGGCAATCCTGGAGGCAATGCTGCTCGGCGACGATCTTGCGAAGTTCCAGGGGCTGTGGCTACGCGGCGAGGGCGGGCCTAGGGACGGCATAGCCCCGCCACGACGCGACCTCGATGGGGTGCCGTTTCCGGATTTTTCGGATTTTCCCTGGGATCGGTATCCTAATCGGATCATCCCGGTGATCACCGGGCGAGGTTGTGGTTGGGGCGTGTGTACGTTCTGTTCGGATATCGTCACGGCCGCCGGCCGCACCTACCGCTCGCGCTCGCCGGAGTCCGTGCTCGAGGGGTTGCGCGTCCAGTCGGAGCGCTACGGGACCAAGCTGTTCGCTTTCACCGACCTGAAGCTCAACTCGAACCTCGAGCTGTGGCATGCACTTATCGAGCGTTTCCAGGCCGTGGTGCCGGGCGCGCGCTGGATCGGTGCGGTACACATCGACGCCCAGGGCGCTAACGGCCTTAGCGGCGAGGCGCTGCGGGCGGCGCGGGCCGGGATGGTACGCCTGACGACCGGGCTGGAAAGCGGCAGCCAGCGTCTTCTGGACGCGATGAAGAAAGGCACCGACTTGGAGGTGACCTCAGCACGTCTTCGGGACGCGCGTGACGCCGGGATCAGTGTGCGGACGACGATGATCATCGGGTATCCGGGAGAGACGCCTAAGGATCTCGAGACGACGCGAGACTTCTTGCGTGTGCATCGTGACTGCATCGACCGCATCAACCTGAACCGGTTTCAGATCATGACCGGCACGGTGTTTCATCGCCAGTGGATGAAACGTCCGCAGGCTTTCCCCGGCGTTGCAGATGTCCGGCCGAATCACCGTATGGCGCAGATGGAGCATCGCCTACTTGCGGCTGCGTCCCGGAAGTATCTGCGGGCCGTCGACAGCGTGCTGAGCGAAGTGCACGCGATTAATCGGCGGCCGATCCTGGAGGTGGCGAGGGATTTCGAGGGGGTGATGTGA
- a CDS encoding glycosyltransferase family A protein: protein MSISPGTQARHTPSRRYVLISPCRNEAQYMRQTLDSVIAQSAAPTKWVIVDDGSTDETPSILAEYAAKYPWIQVVTRKDRGRRAVGPGVIEAFYDGYAAITPHDFDYVCKLDLDLRLPPRYFEILMERMEADARIATCSGKAYIERDGELLFERHGDDTSLGMTKFYRVDRFEAIGGFVREVMWDGIDCHMCRMHGWIACSWDGPELRFVHLRPMGSSQQGIYTGRMRHGYGQYFMGTGFVYMLASAASRLNEKPYVLGSLAMMLGWLQSALKRAPRYENLKFRRFLRRYHWRVLTAGKQRAIEELAAVTSPPRNPSPPPGSAAD, encoded by the coding sequence ATGTCAATTTCACCCGGAACCCAGGCCCGGCACACGCCGTCCAGGCGCTATGTCCTGATCTCACCCTGCCGCAACGAGGCGCAATACATGCGGCAGACCCTGGACAGCGTCATCGCGCAGTCCGCAGCGCCCACGAAGTGGGTGATTGTGGATGATGGCTCGACTGATGAAACTCCATCGATCCTGGCGGAGTACGCGGCCAAGTACCCCTGGATCCAGGTGGTGACCCGCAAGGACCGCGGACGCCGCGCGGTCGGGCCCGGAGTGATAGAGGCCTTCTACGACGGCTATGCCGCCATCACCCCTCACGACTTCGACTACGTCTGCAAGCTGGACCTCGACCTTCGCCTGCCGCCGCGATACTTCGAGATCCTGATGGAGCGCATGGAAGCCGACGCGCGCATCGCCACCTGCAGCGGCAAGGCCTACATCGAACGCGACGGCGAGCTGCTATTCGAGCGCCACGGCGACGACACGTCTCTCGGCATGACCAAGTTCTACCGGGTAGACCGCTTCGAGGCCATCGGCGGATTCGTACGAGAGGTGATGTGGGACGGGATCGACTGTCACATGTGCCGGATGCACGGCTGGATCGCCTGCAGCTGGGACGGGCCGGAGCTCCGGTTCGTGCACCTGCGGCCGATGGGTTCCAGCCAGCAAGGCATCTACACCGGCCGCATGCGCCATGGTTACGGTCAGTACTTCATGGGCACAGGATTCGTTTACATGCTCGCGAGCGCAGCGTCTCGGCTCAATGAGAAGCCATATGTCCTCGGGAGCTTGGCGATGATGTTGGGCTGGCTGCAAAGCGCCCTCAAGCGCGCGCCGCGTTACGAAAATCTGAAGTTCCGCAGGTTCCTGCGGCGCTATCACTGGCGGGTGTTGACGGCGGGGAAACAACGGGCCATCGAGGAACTTGCCGCCGTCACATCACCCCCTCGAAATCCCTCGCCACCTCCAGGATCGGCCGCCGATTAA
- a CDS encoding PEP-CTERM sorting domain-containing protein, which translates to MKSLRTLGIACALTFAASAAHAAVIVDLNSTTTNGPNDINNGVTFNTALTDIIDVTQIGILDGGAYDAWNAWGRNENCNNDGICTKGWINNWSYFINGDTSTATLVSDGVRYATAAAALANAVPVAPFTGISSITFFISDSYYKDNVGGISLSVDVMPAKVPEPATLALLGAGLLGFGLRRRKN; encoded by the coding sequence ATGAAGAGCCTTCGCACCCTGGGAATCGCCTGCGCACTGACGTTCGCCGCATCGGCCGCACACGCCGCGGTCATCGTGGACCTCAACTCCACCACCACCAACGGCCCGAACGACATCAACAACGGCGTGACGTTCAACACCGCGCTGACTGACATCATCGATGTCACCCAGATCGGTATCCTGGACGGCGGCGCCTACGACGCCTGGAACGCCTGGGGGCGGAACGAGAACTGCAACAACGACGGCATCTGCACCAAGGGCTGGATCAACAACTGGTCCTACTTCATCAACGGCGACACCAGCACCGCCACGCTGGTCTCGGATGGCGTGCGATACGCGACGGCGGCCGCGGCGCTGGCCAACGCGGTGCCGGTCGCACCATTCACCGGCATTTCCAGCATCACGTTCTTCATCTCGGACAGCTATTACAAAGACAACGTCGGTGGGATCTCGCTGAGCGTCGATGTCATGCCGGCCAAGGTGCCGGAGCCGGCCACCCTCGCCCTGCTCGGCGCCGGGCTGCTGGGCTTCGGGCTGCGGCGGCGGAAGAACTGA
- a CDS encoding PIN domain-containing protein, giving the protein MILVDTNVISEPLRNAPEARVVAWIDAQPLETLLRSTITVAELRFGVASLPASRRRDTLRDNLETRVLPLIAATALAHRMMVATRDTAPFEAACVAVLNPWMG; this is encoded by the coding sequence ATGATCCTGGTCGACACCAACGTCATCTCCGAGCCGTTGCGCAATGCGCCCGAGGCACGTGTCGTCGCGTGGATCGACGCCCAGCCGCTGGAAACACTGTTACGGTCCACGATCACCGTCGCCGAACTGCGCTTCGGCGTGGCTTCGCTGCCCGCAAGCCGACGGCGCGACACCCTGCGCGACAACCTGGAAACTCGAGTCCTGCCGCTGATCGCGGCGACGGCCCTCGCCCATCGCATGATGGTGGCGACGCGCGACACCGCCCCGTTCGAGGCCGCTTGCGTGGCCGTGCTCAATCCCTGGATGGGCTGA